The sequence gtagccacgccccttgggggggcggggggcggggctagagaagtggagtctatatggagtcttttcctctacttcggcatgtatttcataaagaaattgccttttttttttatttagcattttaaggataactgctttcccaccaagctcatcaacagaattatttacaaggtccttaataaagagttttgcaccaacaccaatgaaattaatgttccaaagttcttttttatgcccgattcccatatttacacgatgattcctttagggtCGAATTTACAAAAaacgtacaaaaatactttggtgCATTAAAGGTTAAAACTCATCCctgtcaatccactaacaattggatccatgtttaaattaaaaaaatgtaaagttgatattaaatatgatgattttattattgttggtcaacctcccagcccaaatgaactattgatcctggagagcctttttattaaacaacttgttccgcaggtGAACAACCAGACCACATCCACCCCTTGTAtctctcttaagcctatgtttctgtgtacattcttttggtttttgtttttatttatctcttaccatggtaggtcgacccccagtgctcctaaatattttttttttactttgtattttactaatttattatttagttctttgtgttttaactttctatctgaacttttaactaataTGCTTTAACTTTCtatgttgttttatcagttgttatgtatctttatctatgtgtgaagtttcggttttcattttgtaaataattttcagaactattttcaaatcaatttaatttatattagcaattttttttatttttcatacagaccctgaagatgcattctgctgaatgcgaaacgcgtcggaataaagtgtagaatatatatatatatatatatatatatatatatatatatatatatatatatatatgtatgtagttcgagataagaatctcgtatttaaTACTCGGTAAGCGTGAAACCCGAAGCTTTAAGGCAAACTGAcgacacattcaatctctctctctctctctctaagcagatgcctggcatagccttcgctctctctctttctctcgactcgcaacctctctctctctccacctctctccattctaactggtcatcaaatgagagtcagagatatggaaaaatataacatttatttaacaatggaaagataataactcaagtctcacagactaactaacttagttaatCCCCcaatatttaaatgtcttaatcggTAATTAGTCACActaattatctctcttccatacgggactctctgtccccctaggactctcagttcccttgccagaatcatctgttacaaagacaggagaacacactcttaagcacacacaattgtaaagacaaagtcaaagattaaacagaacatctttacaaaatgtcaaatagacaacaagccatccctttggctaaagtaaggtaacacttacccatctccagcccagaaatcacacacagaagtaaataaactttcgcagagctatccccagcattctgcctttctcgcacagatgtctctgaaagtctccccatagacttggctaaagatgccattatcaacggaagaggcgcacacgtacatatgaatgcacacttcgtcaacgccccatgtaactggtcgcagccagtttttcaaaggcacttgaacaagatcccATGATCTCACACAGAACTGGtaacaaccagtttctaaaggcacttgaacaagaccccatgaactgacgaacattgacccgcttaaactatgcatcagaaattatttatcagctttctcaggtcattgcttcggctctgtctctatgggtaatctgcgcattccaaaatggtcacagcacatcacattggcatattaaatatattattaattataacccctttcatctcacagAGCTTGGCCACCCAAAATTACTAGCTCGTACCTAGCAACTGGTCGTACAAAAGAGCTcatacatataagaaaacattgggcggctaaaaaaaaatagtaataactgcacgtctctggcattataaagtaaagtctatcaCACTTCATCTCAAACAACactgaattttctctcattttggattcttgaatatccctctttgtctgcaacttccagcacaGACTGTAGCGAGTTGTAGGAAGACGAACGGCCTCCCTccttgtagaagacttctaatggcttctgtagataaaaaaaagctgtagaactctgtagactcgtagaaactcttgtaatcaccctggataaaggacagcaacatctctgaacagctggtggacgtcttgctagcgtcggggaatgacgattatggtgtgttagtatgtcagtcaagtcaacggtcaatcaaaaaagaattaaccccagacatactacttctatcaaataatgacctcaaaaggtcagaaatactaactgaacgtctcccaattgaCTCCAtctaatatgaccactaaatcacaagtcattatgacaactcgcaaaggaaaaaacaccaagttctctaactcaattctccaaattcacacatcagcacacacaatccaaaactcacagtaactccacggacttctgcactcacatttcaaacttgaatgttatcacaagttaaaaaaaaaaggaaaaaagataatgagcccaagaaaaaaaatcacataacaaGCACAGACCCAGAAATCAAacatgttctctcaaactctgatattacagcaactcacaaaatcagtaaaaatctccaatgtttaacagcaaaaaccccttactgCTCGTATGATTAATTACagtgagacttaatgtcaaacgcccatttatgcaaATCACAACCCagataaattacatctctcatccaaaaagaaatgctatttaaagctaaaTCACAATTACATCTcttgtaggaaaaggaagaaaaatgaaaaaaaaaaataatcacaagtaaacttccccatcacaaaacacataatacatGCACAATCTATATAACCccacgttttccccaagaaatgccacatgtatagttacggaaatTTTGACATCACAACTTTCATGAGACCAGAAagggccagaaagcaaactcttacacgtgcactttcatggaatgctatggtcaacatttccagatattgcaaaactctgagcaatcaccgcTAGATGAAGGGAATCAGCCggcacaaaaaaatgtctagtcagactcgcaagttcggaaactcatgattctcaaaaaaaggtctactgacacgaagtaagcacatttcactaaattaactccaggatatgactaagctgttcaaagattgtctcgaagacgtatctctcacatgttactgcccaattatataaaaaattatcacctatctgggataaaaaaaaaactactataaactcgtaatgcagcaattatatgcctccaaaaataacacacttgtgagcataaaaaaagcacaacacctccataggaccacaatgcagtaatgccactcgcctccaattagtcacgaaaccaaaaagaaagaaccacagaactcttctcatggctcgaaaaaactcctgGAATTCGactaaaaaaatcataaccacaaaaagggtcacccgccaaagattaatgccgcctccatatatatatacatcaccatattaataataaaactaccccagtgataaaaatatttcctccatttgattaataaccacccccacaccatattccctcttatttttccaataaccacgtgttaataaaaaaaccaccactccggGAATAAagaatattcacctctgtttcagcaaataaaaaatacttacctctatttcaccaataactccatgtggaataaaacaagtctccaaaaaatatatctccaagcaggataatcaaaaatgaaatcccatctccaaaaaaacatgcactcaaagcatccagctgacacactcacaaatattgccccatatatctcctcaaaaatgtgtctccatttgcaacaaatatggctgcaaaataattgaactaaacatagctctcaccaccataggcaaatatcaaatggccaaaatatatctccaatatattatatctcaaattataactccaaaataatatacctccaattctccagagaataactcaatgttatagtaaaaaactataaactctctccttagcataactgctgaaaaagggcaaaaaaactaaacttgcaaataaaattgtctaggaaattctcaaaaaaatcaccaatgtgccactactcattataacaaaactccaaattcagtgtgtctaagcaaagacttctccatatgcactacgacataggccactagaaacttagccaagtttcctatctctggcaaagttgtcacaaatacaacaaaggtattgtgcaaaaaactcacaatttctggaacataaatgtccagaaaaaaaaaatgaagcgccattacgtatgcattcaaaaaaatgcaaaaattctcccatatatatctctctgcatcatcaaacagctgaaaactcaaacacgttcccgaacaatgactctaagtcacgaactgagatattaaaaaatattcatacaaactggagaggaaaaaaaataatttcaaatttacccatgataaaaaaaaacttgtgtcagcggtggctaacttccaaaaaaggagaaaagaaaaatcaacggcacttttaactatccccatgactcataaaaaagaaaaaaaatgtgttgttagttcctcccaaataaaaaaaaaaacaccacccttgacagcattacagcacccacttattagtataaaaaaaaatcagtatcagaagtatcactatcagcagtatcaccaaaattgctatcatcaaaatcactagtaatattataaaaaaaaaaacatcactaatGTCAATGCttgcacattcaccaaaattcagcacaaaattcaccaaaactcagccagattcatcaagatttagccagactcatcaagattcagccagattcatcacatattctccaaagttataaaaactcaataaTCAATTAACCACAAaccttctcccataattcattgtgataattctccataatataattatctgtaataattataaaataatctcccatgaaatatctcaaatctctcgtaacacatgtctcaagtaatgataactctacttaagtaaccctcccgtaaaatatctcaagtaatgatgATAAGGATTCCCccagtaataattctcctgcaaatatctgcAATTCCCCCAGAATCAACACCACTTGacaacaccaatcaacaccactcaccggcatcatcagatacaacaccagATACATCACTCAtcggcattttaaagtaatccctccaacacaataaaaaaaataataatctctgtgtccccattatatttgtgccttccaaagcataaggaaaacttacacacatccaatgcatttcatttccttttctcttcattcaagagaaagaaaatctctttctaaaaaaaaaccctacggacatctcacatcatcaactaatcaatcagctgatgtcctgtggcattCATTGTCCAGGGCAAATTCATCCCTCAACAAcctgacacaaagaaaaaaaaggagttcaccccccactgagaaaaaaaaaagtttcaccctccccTGGGCGACAGACCACCCCCCTGAACAGTGTTTGAGTACCCCCCGAGGTAGACTACTAGTAGTACCCTCCTGGTAAGCAATGCCCCCAAGGCAAGCcagtactccccttgcaatacccctcttcGTCGGTttagcagaaagtgctgagcccaCAAGAACAAGTGGGcgttctctgtctccaagcaaaaaatgcaatccaagcacagTTTCACATGTAAGgaaaatattcatacacacatatgcactaAACAAAGATGAATAAGTCTCTTCTAAACActcgccaataaagaaaacacgtcactttctgctactatggggagaataaatgtggtatcccaaaccaatcccataacactGAATGATTCAAAAAACCCTccccaagattaaaaaaaaggttctttaacacttaccacttcataatgagaaaaaaaactcggaatttgcgCAAGACACGCTAACACACACACGGGAATGCACTCACAAACGTCTCAGTTCTAACGGAACTTCCCAGCTCTCCCAAGGCAGAACggcctgggcaaaatgctgagtccagttcaaTTCTCTCCCATCACTgccacagttaacggacggatattttctcattatctctcacttagtaactgaaatttaacaatctaacaattttccacaatcccacaaaaggctttgtcgttcaaaAACCACGGCTAAGCCACCActgttacgagataagaatcttgTATTTAATATTCAGTAAGCGTGAAACCTGAAGCGTTAAGGCAAACTGAcaacacattcaatctctctctctctctctctctctctctctctctctctctctctctctctctctctaagcgaccgctggcatagccttcgctctctctctctctcgactcgcaacctctctctctctctccacctctctccattctaactggtcatcaaatgagagtcagagatatggaaaaatataacatttatttaacaatggaaagataataactcaagtctcacagactaactaacttagttaaacccccaatatttaaatgtcttaatcagtaattagtcacaccgattatctctcttccatgggactctctgtccccctaggactctcagttcccttgccagaatcatctgttacaaagacaggagaacacattcttaagcacacacaattgtaaagacaaagtcaaaggcgcacacgtacatatgaatgcacacttcgtcaacaccccatgtaactggtcgcagccagtttttcaaaggcacttgaacaagatcccATGATCTCACACAGAACTGGtaacaaccagtttctaaaggcacttgaacaagaccccatgaactgacgaacattgacccgcttaaactatgcatcagaaattatttatcagctttctcaggtcgttgcttcagctctgtctctatgggtaatctgcgcattccaaattggtcacagcacatcacattggcatattaaatatattattaattataacccctttcatctcacatatatataaagatattccTCAGCCTCTGGTATTTCAAcctgattatacctcttatatcTTTTTATGATCACGCAAAAATATTTCATCCAGAAATATCTTTTGTCTTCATCTTATCCTGATGTTATTATTGACCCATCCTCCtttaataaagattttttcattttctcttcgccGACAGAAATTTCATTAATGGTTTCTTGGGTACCATAGCATCAGGGCCACAACATCAACATATACTGTTGTCAGCTTAATTCATTAGATTTTAGTACTCCCCCATTCTACTCTGCGTTCTTCATCTCCTTTTTGTTATTCGTCTACATGcactttctgcatttttttcccgtttttttctctctaatcCGATACCAAAGGTTTCCATTTTGTTACTCTATATCATGTACCCTGTTTCTGGAAGCTGATTTACATTCCTGAAGTTAAACCAGTCATCAGTGATTGTCTACTCTACCTCAAACTTGTTTCTAAAGCTGCAATTCTCTTTCGACATTCAGTTGGAAAAGCCTCTTCATATTCCTTTTCGAGGAGTTTTCTTACATCAGTCCTAGATACTCTTTTAACTTTTTGTTGGGCgtttttaattttacttctaGTTTGGCCATGGCAATTTTCTGATCACTACCAACGTCTGATCCTCCGTAGTTCCCACCTTCCCCGCGTTCTTTGTTTCTATATTTATGGCTTTGTGATCTAGTTGATTATGACTACCATCTGAAAATGTCAAAGAGCTTGTCCTTTTAGCAGAGAAGAGAACCTTCAATTGCCAAACTATTTGCAGCAGAAAAACTAGTAATTTGCACCGAATATCGTTTGCAGTCTCACCTATACCTTCCATCATCCACACGTTTGTTGCTGTTCCCACCAACTTTTGTATTACACCACCAATAAAATCTTCATATCCCTTTGAGGTATTTAACCTGTAACAATTTGCAGGCCTATATAAAACATGTTTTGTTTCTTCGGAAATTCACTCCTTGATGTAtatcactctctcttctcttcttctccttctctctctcgtctctctctctctctctctctctctctctctctctcgtctaaatgtatatatatatatatataatatatatatatatatatatatatatatatatatatatatatatatatatatagtgtgtgtgtgtgtgtgtgtgcgctgtaCAGCAAAGAATGAACTATCCGAAGAGACAGAGGATATATTTTATGCAGTTCTGCAAAATGATACAGGTTAAATACCACAAAGGGATATGAAGATTCTTATTGGTGGTGTAATACAAAATTTGATTGGAACATAGAACGTGGTGTGGAGGATGCAGTGGATGGAAGAGGTCTGGGAGAGACTACTCCAACAAACGACTAATCGCTAAAACCGAAGACTAAGCCTGTGAAATCCATATCGTCAAACTTAGTTGAATTTTCATGAGTTTCAAAAAAGGCTGCTCAATTGATTCTTTTATTAAGCATTTGCTAGACATAAATCAAGGTGACTTagacaaagaaataaaagttgcACACGCAACAAACAAAGGAAGGGGTGAGAAAAATACTCGCAAAGTCCTTCAGGGCATAATGAATCGACTTTAGAAAAATAGATACGCCATTTCTTCATCTCATCACGCTCTATCCTTATCACAACAAAAGACTAGTGGTGAATAAGTGTACACAAAATGCAGACAATGAGACTAATCAGATATGTTTCTCAATGCTGACAGTAACGATCGTAGTTGGTTTGTTTACTATGTCGTGACAAATTTACGCTGGAGCAGGATAGACGTTAGAAGAGGAAGGAGCGATAACTGCAGCGGCTGAATCACGCGAAGTAGCAgcagctttttcttcttcggCCTTGGCGATCTGGTCGAGGACGAACTGGGGAATCGGGTGAGGGAATTCGGGAGCCTTGGGAAGATTGTCTGACTGAGGCTGGAAGCCTTTTTCATCGGCCACGTACGTCACTTCGACGACAGTTCCATCAGGTGAAGTGTACCTGGGAGTGCAGAAGTGGAGTGTTAATGAAGCCCATAGTAGGGTTTAGGGCCTTGCCTCGCTGCTATCACCCAAAAGCTACTGAGCCATTGGTTTCAGGTGCAAGCGGCTTCAGGCCTTTACAAAAGGCCGAAATCCAGCTGAGTGAAAATTCGCCTTCTATTCCTTTTTGCAAAATACATGGGTTAATATCTTATGAAAGTAAACGCTCAAATCAGTTTTCTCTTCGCTGTTTCCTGTTTGAATAGTTTGGATCTGATGTACCAAGTCGGGGAGGTGAAGACTAAAACAAAGAGGAAATATTACCAATGCATAAAACCTCAAAACAATTGTCCTTGAGATATTTGAAGCATATTTGCAAAATTAGGAGGAATAATCAACGCTCTTAATAAGTTTTTCGTCTTCCAGAAGGAAAAACAGTGCCTTTAGTCAAATCTATCATTTTCAAACAAGCTAAAGTAACGAAGTGATATGTTTCCTCCATGACTTAGAATGTCTATCTATGAAGGAGTTGGTTTTGGTTTCGTCATTTTCGGAGAGCGCGCAGCATTATCTTCACTGGTTAGAATTACATAATTCTATTTGTTGTAAATGGTAAtaagtgaaaatttatgaaaaatattgctgcaagttttgtgagagagagagagagagagagagagagagagagagagagagagagagagagagactgattgccGAATACTCACTTGTAACTGCCTGTTTGAACGACAGTGCCATTTTCTCCTGAAGGCGAACCAGAACCCGAGACGATGATGCCATTGTCGCCTTCGAACTCGAAGTTGAAAGTTCCGTCTTCCTTGTGGTCCCTGATGTCCCTTAGGATGGCGACTGCAGCTGGAGTTTCGGGATTTTCACTCCTTACTCCTGGTGCTGCTCCATATAGGGCTCGAGCAGTCGAGGGCTGCGTCGGCGCTGGAGGAGTAGTAGAGGTGTACTGCGGAGCAGCAATGGATAGGGCTGCCAAGGTGGATAGAACGACCTGCAGGAGGACAAAATatccattttctgtttttgtttgctGAGAATTTAGTGCAAATATCATTCTTCCTAAACAGCGTTTAGAACACTTGGAtactttgaataaataaaaatatatccttCACTGATTTTGACTTCAAACTGAATGTTTTTGCTTAAATATTAGAAATACTCAAGGTGCTGCTTTTcaagtttaagtatatcttagttttaccagacccacTGGAGCTGGACTTAACAGCTGCTGCCTAGGGCTGACCTGAAGGATtcgatattttacgtggctaggaaccaactggttacctagcaacgggacctacatcttattgtgggatccgaaccacattacatctagaaatgaatttctaccaccagaaacaaattcctctgattccgcgtttgaCGAGTCGAGAACCGAACTTCAGACCagcggattggtagccgagcgcgaaatccactcgtccaaggAGTAACTAACAGGCAGTCAAACCAAGCACAGAAGACTTTCAGTCATTCAACGTTCAGGAGAATGAGAAGAAGGAGTTGGGGTGGTTAGAACAAGATGAAGAGATACAGAAAATGAAGCACAAAGATCTACAAGTGGAATTAGGAGAAacaaaccccccccacccccccccacccccccccaacttGCATTCACAAGTAACTGTTAGAGACTGGACACCAAGACTGAAGAAAAGAACTGGGAATGAAGGCAAAGAGAAAGGTTTAAAAGTGGTTTggtaatgcctgcagtgtactatgtgaggtgcactgacggtattaCTATTATACGGGGGCCAAATTCAATGTGAAAGAAACGTTAACATATATGATTTTACAATTCAAAAAATTCAGGCAGACTAAAAATAATCGATTTGAGACATCCGAAATCGGGGTAAAAATGACTGATTTCAGAAGTTCCGCTTTAAGTCACATGCAAAATCGGGGTAAGAATGACTGATTTCAGAAGTTTCGCTTCAAGTGACATCCGAAATCGGGGTAAATATGGCTGATTTTAGAAGTCTCGCTTCAAGTGACATCTGAAATCGGGGTAAAAATGACTGATTTCAGAAGTCTCGCTTCAAGTGACATCCAAAATCGGGGTAAAAATGATTGATTTCAGAAGTtttgctttaagtgacttccgaaatCGGGGTAAGAATGACTGATTTTAGAAGTCTCGCTTCAAGTGACATCTGAAATCGGGGTAAAAATGACTGATTTCAGAAGTCTCGCTTCAAGTGACATCCGAAATCGGGGTAAAAAGGACTGATTTTAGAAATCTCGCTTTAAGTGACATCCGAAACGGGATAAAAATGACTGATTTCAGAAGTCTCGCTTCAAGTGACATCCAAAATCGGGGTAAAAAGGACTGATTTTAGAAGTCTCGCTTTAAGTGAAATCGAAATCTGGGTAAAAAGGACTGATTTTAGAAATCTCGCTTTAAGTGACATCCGAAACGGGATAAAAATGACTGATTTCAGAAGTTTCGCTTCAAGTGACATCCAAAACGGTGTAAAAATGATTGATTTAAAAATGCTACAGATCTCAGTGAAATGGAAACAACACTTCAGTGCTCAAATGGCGATGAAGAGGAACAACAATGGGCCTGCTTACTGCCTTCATTTTGGAGGTGACTATTGAAGACTGTTGGAGAAAGTGGGCGAGGAGGTGCTTATATACGAATGACCAGTGACCCCTCTTCTCACAAACGGAATGCAGATCATTAGTTCTCGAAAGGACGGGAAGGGCAGCTTTtatccttcctctctgcttcttgctcctccttcccttcccttagACCTCTAGTCGTTCACGTGGTTTTTGGATCATTCTGATGACCGCCTCTTGAGcactattttcaataataaatgtTCACGTTTGTTAAAAGATATCAAATATTCTCCCTTGGATGTCGTTCACGCTTGAATGACAATAATTTAGAGTATCTTAGAAGATGATCAGTGCATTTCTTTCTATTCTGTAAACACtcgaatatttatttgttttgatagaTCTGAAATTTCAGTAAAGCTGGCTAAATTCCATTTCGTAGAACTAGGAAAATAGTTAGTAAGATCTATTTATTACGACAAGAAAAGTTAGGTTCGTTTACTGATATCAACTCAGTTTTCATGtta is a genomic window of Macrobrachium nipponense isolate FS-2020 chromosome 31, ASM1510439v2, whole genome shotgun sequence containing:
- the LOC135206435 gene encoding cuticle protein AMP1A-like → MKAVVLSTLAALSIAAPQYTSTTPPAPTQPSTARALYGAAPGVRSENPETPAAVAILRDIRDHKEDGTFNFEFEGDNGIIVSGSGSPSGENGTVVQTGSYKYTSPDGTVVEVTYVADEKGFQPQSDNLPKAPEFPHPIPQFVLDQIAKAEEEKAAATSRDSAAAVIAPSSSNVYPAPA